The Gymnogyps californianus isolate 813 chromosome 5, ASM1813914v2, whole genome shotgun sequence genome contains a region encoding:
- the FLRT2 gene encoding leucine-rich repeat transmembrane protein FLRT2, with amino-acid sequence MGLWTRMWPTDWAFLMKSWLIFSLGLYMQVSKTLACPKVCRCDRNFVYCNERSLTSVPLGIPEGVTVLYLHNNQINNAGFPAELHNVQSVHTVYLYGNQLDEFPMNLPKNVRVLHLQENNIQTISRAALAQLLKLEELHLDDNSISTVGVEDGAFREAISLKLLFLSKNHLSSVPVGLPVDLQELRVDENRIAVISDLAFQNLTSLERLIVDGNLLTNKGIAEGTFSHLSKLKEFSIVRNSLTYPPPDLPGTHLLRLYLQDNQITHIPLTAFSNLHKLERLDISNNQLRMLVKGVFDNLHNLRQLTVRNNPWLCDCSIKWVTEWLKFIPASINVRGFMCQGPEHVRGMAVRELNMNMLSCPTTTPGLPLIITPVPATAMPTTLVPTSSVPPSSSKYNPLAPTIATLPTVPDREDRERMTPPISERIQLSIHFVNDTCIQVNWMSLFTVMAYKLTWVKMGHSLVGGIVQERIVSGEKQHLSLVNLEPKSTYRICLVPLDTYNNYRTGEDTVCSEATTKASFLSNGSNIPSSHEQTTSQNLGSPFLLAGLIGGAVIFVLVVLLSIFCWHMHKKGRYTSQKWKYNRGRRKDDYCEAGTKKDNSILEMTETSFQIVSLNNDQLLKGDFRLQPIYTPNGGINYTDCHIPNNMRYCNSNVSDLEHCHT; translated from the coding sequence ATGGGTTTGTGGACTAGAATGTGGCCCACAGATTGGGCTTTTCTCATGAAATCATGGCTTATATTTTCCCTGGGGCTTTACATGCAGGTCTCCAAGACTTTGGCCTGCCCAAAAGTGTGCCGCTGTGATCGAAACTTTGTCTACTGTAATGAGCGAAGCTTGACCTCAGTGCCTCTTGGGATACCGGAGGGTGTAACCGTCCTCTACCTCCATAACAACCAAATTAATAATGCTGGATTTCCTGCAGAGTTGCACAATGTCCAGTCTGTGCACACAGTCTACCTGTATGGCAACCAATTGGATGAATTCCCCATGAACCTGCCCAAGAATGTCAGGGTTCTCCACCTGCAGGAAAACAACATTCAGACCATTTCTCGGGCGGCCCTTGCTCAGCTTTTGAAGCTGGAAGAGCTGCACCTAGATGACAACTCCATCTCCACTGTTGGTGTTGAGGATGGGGCATTCCGGGAAGCTATCAGCCTCAAGCTTCTGTTCTTGTCCAAGAATCACTTAAGCAGTGTACCAGTAGGCCTTCCAGTGGACTTACAAGAACTTCGAGTAGACGAAAACCGAATTGCTGTCATTTCAGACCTGGCCTTCCAGAATCTTACAAGTCTGGAGCGTCTGATTGTGGATGGCAATCTCCTTACTAATAAAGGCATAGCTGAAGGCACCTTCAGCCACCTCTCCAAGCTCAAGGAATTCTCAATAGTGCGGAATTCACTGACCTACCCTCCTCCTGATCTTCCAGGTACACATCTGCTAAGGCTCTACTTGCAGGACAACCAGATAACCCATATACCACTTACAGCCTTTTCAAACCTCCACAAGCTGGAACGTCTTGATATTTCCAACAATCAACTTCGGATGTTGGTAAAGGGGGTATTTGATAATCTCCACAACCTGAGGCAACTCACTGTAAGGAATAATCCCTGGTTGTGTGACTGCAGTATTAAGTGGGTCACTGAATGGCTCAAATTTATTCCTGCTTCCATCAATGTACGGGGTTTTATGTGCCAGGGACCAGAGCATGTCCGAGGTATGGCGGTCAGGGAGCTCAATATGAATATGTTGTCATGCCCCACTACCACCCCTGGTCTGCCACTTATCATCACCCCAGTCCCAGCTACAGCCATGCCAACTACATTAGTTCCCACCTCATCAGTTCCTCCCTCCAGTAGCAAATATAATCCTCTCGCTCCCACCATAGCCACACTCCCCACTGTGCCTGACAGGGAGGACAGAGAAAGGATGACACCTCCTATATCTGAACGGATTCAACTCTCCATCCATTTTGTGAATGACACTTGCATCCAAGTTAACTGGATGTCTCTTTTTACCGTGATGGCATATAAACTCACATGGGTTAAAATGGGCCATAGTCTGGTAGGAGGAATTGTTCAGGAACGAATAGTTAGTGGTGAGAAGCAACACTTAAGCTTGGTAAATCTGGAGCCCAAATCCACCTATCGGATTTGTTTGGTTCCACTGGATACTTACAACAATTACCGAACTGGAGAAGACACCGTCTGTTCAGAAGCCACCACCAAGGCTTCCTTTTTGAGCAATGGCAGCAACATCCCCTCCAGCCATGAGCAGACAACTTCTCAGAACCTGGGCTCCCCTTTTCTGCTGGCAGGGTTGATTGGGGGCGCAGTGATATTTGTCCTCGTGGTCCTGCTCAGCATTTTTTGCTGGCACATGCACAAAAAAGGGCGTTACACCTCCCAGAAGTGGAAATATAACCGGGGCCGTCGGAAAGATGATTATTGCGAGGCAGGGACCAAGAAGGACAACTCCATCCTGGAGATGACGGAAACCAGCTTCCAGATTGTCTCCTTAAATAATGATCAGCTCCTTAAAGGAGATTTCAGACTGCAGCCCATTTATACCCCAAACGGGGGCATTAACTACACAGACTGCCACATCCCCAACAACATGCGATACTGCAACAGCAATGTCTCAGACCTGGAGCACTGTCATACGTGA